Sequence from the Methanobrevibacter arboriphilus genome:
AATGTTGTGAAATATTATTAAATTTTATGGTTAGCACAAGTGATTATGAATGTGTGGATGAAATGAAAAATACCAAATCAGGCAAAGAAGACTGCATTTTGGTTAATAATTCTTTATCAAAGAATTAAATTCCTAATGATGCTAGCGAAATAACATTAATTTTATCTTTTCGAGTGTAACTTATTCCAGTACCTGTAATTATGTTTAGTGATTTTGGTGGTTTAACTTTTGTTTTGTCTAATCTTGAAACCATTTTATGAAGGTTTTTAGCAGCTTCTTCAATTTGTCCAGTTCCAAGCTTAATTTCAAAAGCAATCCAATCTCCATTATATTTTTGCACAATAGCATCCACTTCTAAACCATATGAGTCTTGATAATGATAAACTTTAGCATCATTTGCTTGTGCATAAACTCTAAGGTCATGTATTACTAATGATTCAAATAAAAATCCTGTGAAATTAAGGTCATTGATTAAAGAGTCAAAATCAGCACCAAGTGCTGCCACTGAGAGACAAACATCTGTAAAATGACGTTTTGGTGTTTTACGTAATGATGCTGAGGAACGAATATGAGTATTCCATACAGGTTGTTCCTCAATAATCATCAAACGTTTTAATGCATCGAGATATTCATAAATAGTAGGACGAGAAAGATCAGCATTTTCTTTTTTTTGAATATCTAATTCTAAAGTTTTAATATCTACTGTTGTTGAGCTGTTTCTGGCAATGGAACGTAGTAAGTTTTGAACTTTTACAGGGTCACGTTTCACATTCGAAACTTTACTTATATCTACTTCACAAAGCAAATCAATATATGCTCTATTCAAATCAATTGATTGCCTTAATTTTTTACCTAATAATGTTGGAAATCCTCCTATGATTATTTTCTCAATAATAAACTCTAAGTCAGTTGGTTCATCTAAAACATCAATATCTTTTTTAGAATCAGAAAATAAAGTTTGCATACTGATTTTTCCTGATGAAAAACCTAATTCTTGCCATGTCATTGTTCTCATATCAAGAGTGGTAAATCGTCCTGCTCCAGAATGCATCTTTATACTTTCTTCAGGATTTGCTGAACCAGTCAGAATAAATTGTGCTGACTGCCCCCTATTATCTACTTCGTGGCGAATGTAATTCCAAATTTTTGGTTGTTCTTGCCATTCATCAATTAATCGGGGTGTTTTGCCAATTAAAAGTCTTTTTGGTGAAGTTTCCATAAGTACAGGTACTTGTTCATCTTGATCAACATTTAATATACTTTTTGCAAATTGCTTTGCTGATTCTGTTTTTCCACAGGCTTTAGGACCTCGTATAAGCACTGCTCCAGAGGCATATAATTTCCTTTTAAGCTCTTTATCTGATATTCGATTTACATATTGCATAATTTTCATCTTACATATTTTAAGTATTTTATTTTATATATTTAAGGTTATTTATTTTACATATTTCAAGTGTTTTATTTTACATATTTAAGGTTATTTATTTTACATATTTCAAGTGTTTTATTTTACACATTTAAGATTTTTGGTTTCATTAGTATATTAATATTTCGACTCAGATATCACAAAAAGTATGTTGTTTTTAGTAAATTTTATATTGTTTATTATATTCTTAATCCACACTATTTTCAGTGATTTTTATATTTTTTATTTCTATGAAAAAGTATAAAAATATAAAGATACTATATATAAATATAAAAATGTATAAGAGTTATAAATAAAATTATGTGAATTGGTGATAGTTATATAAGTATTCTATTAGTGATATGGAATCTATTCTTGAAAAATTAAGAAATAATGAACATGTCATATAACAGATTCAGAACATTTTCTTGATAACATAAAGAGAAAATATTGTGAATATGATACAGTTTATAACTTGATTAAAAATGATTTACCAGTTTATATGAAACTTTCCAAGAATAATAAATTTCTTGTATTTTATAATCATCCTGAATCTGATAAATATCATGTTAAAGTTGTGATATTTATTAAAAATCTTGATGAGATTAGATTAGTAACTACTTTTCCAACTGAAAGAAGGAGGGGGAAATTCCATGATTAAAGAACCAATATTAGTAGATTATAAATATGATTCTACTGTTGATGCATTGTCTATAAAAGTTAAAAATTATGAACATGAAAGAAGTGTTGAACTATCTGATGATGTTATTATGGACTTTAACAAAGACAATGAGTTTATTGCTTTAGAAATACTTAATGCATCCTATGTGCTCGATGTTGATGAATCCAGCCTTGAAAACATTCGTGATATTAGTTTATCTGTTAAGGTAACTGATTATGTGATATTTGTTAATGCTATTTTCACTCTTCCAGTTAGTAATCATGAAGAAATCAAAGTAACTAATGCAAGCATTGCTAACGATATTAACATTCCTAAATGGGATGGTAATTTAGTAACAGCATAAAAACCCTTTTTCAATTCAACTTTAATTAAAGTCATTAAAACATATATTTTTTGGCTTTTGTTAATATTATTTATACTTAATTATTTTAAGACATATCAGCTAAAAATTAGTCATATATTAAGACATATTTTTTTCATTTTGAATATTTATGATATATACCTATCGTTTTTTCAACATAACTTTCAACATAGTTAGGTCATAAATTTTAGTAAATTTTATATTGTTTATTATTTTAATATATTTGTGAATTTTTTTAAGTTAAAAAATTTTGTAAAAAACTGATTTTTAGTCGTGCAAAATGGATATTTAATCCTTCTTATGATTATCAAATTTCACATGGTATTGAATTAGCAATTGAAACTCTGCCATATTTATTTAAAATATTTCCTAAAGAATCTAATGAATTCTATGAAATTTTATTAATGGCTTCCTTTCATATGAGGTATTTTGGTTGCTCTGCTATTGCTATAAGAAATTATTTGTCAAATATTTCTAATGAACCTAATAAATTTTTGGATGAGTTTATTAATGATTATATTGCCTTACAACCTCAATTTGAAGAAATAGAAAAAGAAGTTATTAAAGAAAATAGGATTCAAAATAAAAGTATAAATGTTTTCCCTGAGAGCATTAAACGATTACATGAAAACTATAATGAATATTTGGGCAATATTACTAATAAAAGTTTAAAACCTTTAAATTTGAATTTAAATTCTTTATTAAATCTATTTTCTAATTTTGCTAATAGCATACTTGCAAGGAATAAAAGAAGTTCAGAAAATGCTGATGATATACATGATTTAAATATTTCAAATTTAAGTTTAAATGCTTTATTAAAATTATTTCTGATTATATCAGACAATACTTTCAACGATGAATGTTCAAAGATTATAAAAGAAATAATATCAATTGTGAGTGAAAAAATACTTATTGATAATAATTCGGGTGATTATGGGGAATATATGTTGAGAAATAACTTTTTGGAAAAATTAGCATTATTCATTTTATACTTAGATGAAAATGATATCAAAGAATTCATAAAACCATTTGTTGATAATTTTCAATGTTCAAAAGAAATGAATGATTTTTTATCAAAATTTGTCTCTGTAGGGTTTAATAATGAGAAATATCATCAATTCTGGGAAGTGTGGGATATTTTTTATGAAAATATAAAAGAATGTTCAAAATCAAATAGCCATTATTCTTCTGAAATTATTAAAACATATCTACTGAATTGGCCATATTGGCCATCTGATTTTTTTGATTGGAAAGGATTAAATGAAAAAGAATCAAGTTTTTTTCATAAAATTTGTGTCGATATGGGCTCTAATTTAGCTGTTTTAGATTCAATTGCTAAATTTTTGAATGGGATTGGTTATGAAAAATATTTTAATGATGGTGTGACTTGGGTTAATCTTATTCTTGAAAATAATAAATTTACTAATAAAGAAATTGAAGGAAGAACTATAGATAATTTAGAAACATACATGGATAAATATATTATAAAAAATTATGATCTTATTAATAAAGATATCAATACGAAAGGCAAAATAATCACTATTTTGGATTTTTTAATTGATAATGGATCAAATCCTAGCTATTTATTAAAAGAAAATTTATAACATTTTCACATTCTAGTATTAAATAAATTGCTTTAAACACGGTATTTTGTTAATAATGGAACTAAGAAATAAAGACAAAAACTAAAAAATAAGGTATTCAGCTTAGATGAATTTTGTATAAGATAAGAATAGGCTATTGAATTTTTCATTTTTAGTATTTATAATTTTTTTTATTAAAATGTTCCTAAAACGATTTTCAAAAATTCATACCAAAAAGAGGAACAAAAAATGATAGATCTAAAAAAAGAAATCAATTTATTCTTACATAAAATCAAAGAAGACAAAAAACAATTTAATAAGTATTTATTTTATAAACTCCAATATTTTTATGGGTGAAGAAGTCAAGAGATAGCTACTTTAAAAATAAGTGATATTGATTTTGATAAGAAAGAAATAACTTTTAATTTAGCTAAGAAAGAACAAGAAACAAAACTAACTTTAATATTGCCAGATGATTTATCTAAAGAAATAGCTAAGCAAATCCATGAAAAAAATAAAGTAAATGATGATTATCTATTTCTTGAAAAAGATGTGAAAATCGATGGATTTTTAAGAAATATGAGAACCTATTTAGAAAGAAATAGTAACAAACTAATAAAGGAATTAACTGAGAAAGATATAAGTTTAAATACGCACTATTTCCGGAGATTAAGGGGTCAACACCCGTATATCAGTGGAAATGACTTAGAAATTATTCAAAGCTTGTATGTACACCAATCACTTGATCAAACAATTGAATACTTACAAATAAAAGAAATTGAAGTGAATAAAATGTTATTAAAGAGTTTGAATTAATCCATATTTCTTATTGAAAAGTATCAATTTCTGTTAGGCATAATAGATTAATTTATTATAATAAAAGTATAATAGTGAAGATATAATTTAAATTTATAACCATCGGTGATTTAATGGTTTCCTTAATTGAAGAAGTGCAAAATAATTGTGTTAGTGACAATATAAGTATTGTAGATATGCTTAGAAAGTCATTAATATTAGCTAGAAGATTAAAAATAGAAGAATTTGAAAAATGGATAAAATTAGAACTAGATGGATATAATGATATTAGTGAACTTCCGAAATATAGAACAATTGAAGGGTTATTAAAAGCTGAAACGGCTTATGGAGTTAAAATTCTTCAAATGCCTCGTTCGGACCTCCAAGACATTCTTCAAAAAAGACCTTATTTAAACCCAATTTCAAAGATTGAAGAATTGTATAATAATCATAAATCAAATACTCTTGAGCTAATTTATCCTCTTGAAACAATTGAAATGATTCAAAAAGGATTAAATTGTGAATCAAGACCTTTTCTTTCAGTTGAGCCATCAGAACTTAAAAATATTTTAGACACTGTTAAGAATACAGTTTTAGAATGGACTTTAAGATTACAAGATGATGGTATTATGGGTGAAAACTTTTCATTTACAGAAAATGAAAAGAATATTGCCAATCAGAATAGAAATATATACAATCTAATTATTATTCAACAAATTAATATTAAACTTAATAAAGATGAAATTTTTGAAAAATTATTTGAAATTAAGAAGATAATTAAAGATAGTAGTTTGTTGAATGAAAAGAAAGAAGAATATACTAAAGATATTCAGTCAGTAGAATTAGAACTGCAAAATAATCCTATTCCTGATGTTGATAAAATAAAAAATGTTTTTTCTAATATTCTTATAGGGGCTACAGGTAGTTTACTAGCAGAAGGATTGAAACCTTTAATTTATATGATTTGCTTTTCACTTGGAATAAATATTGGATTTTGAGAATAAGATTACTAATTCCATTTTAAGGTGTATTTCGCTATACATTTGCTGAATGAAGTTAAAAGATTAATAAATTAAGTATAAGGACTATTAGGGCATGATAATATCGTGACACCTAATAAATGTTCAAGTTTGAGATAAATTATTAAAAAAAAGATATACTGTAGTGAAATGGGAATAAAGAAAGCAAGACAGAAAGACCAAACAATTGAATATTGCAAATTAAAGAAATAGAAGTAAATAAAAATGTTATTAAGTGATATTAATCAGTGATTTTTCTGAATTATGGTATTGTATTATGATTGTTTTTCAATATAGTTATTCAATGATTCCATATCACAAAAAGAAATTTTTTCATCAAAAACTTCATTTTTTGAGCTAAATTTTTTTTTAGGATTTTTATTTATTAAATCTATTTTTGAACTTGCATCGGAGTATTCTAAATACCCTTTAAATGTCCAATCTTTATTATTTTTTCTATTTTTGGTATCAAATAATAAGGAGAATTCTAAATTCTTAAGGTTAGAATCATATTCTTGAACAAGATAATAATATCTTTTGTTTCTTTTGTTTAATTCGAAATCATTCTCTTCAATGTATTCCGTATCAGATTTAATGTTAATTTTATTAGATGTATCAATTATTAATGTGTAAAATAATTTATTTTTGCAAGTCCTTTCTTTACATTCTTCTTCTAAACATTCTTCATTTTTACACTCTGAATTTGAATCAGTTATTTTATCTTTTGCATATTTATGTAATTTTATATTAAACTTTACACGAGATTTAAATCCTATAGCCAAAATAAAAGAAGGAATTTCAAATTCAATTATGTCAGGGAGAATTTCATTTGAATTAAAAATTTCTTTATATAGATGAATATGCTTAATTTTTCCTTCCATCGAGTGATATTTATTTTTGATGTATCTCCCAATTAAAATAATAAAAATAATTAAAGAAGCGAAAATAATAATAATTACAATAAGTGTATAGAAATAATTCTCTATAACACCGAATAATGTTAGTATTTCAGTAACTAATATTCCTATAAAAGCTTGAAACCATCCTTTTTGTTTATTATATACAAAACGGAGTTTATATGATAAATCTTTAAAACACATGATAATCATCAAATCATAGCATGTTCAAATGTTTGAAGCACTGTTTCTTTTGAGTTTTCATCATATTCATCAGGAATCATTATAGATTTTCTATAATAATAAAAAGAAATATCATCAGTTAATTGAATATCTGCTTCAATTAGTCTGTAATCTTTTCCTAATTCTTTTTGACGATATTTATCTTCAAGTTCATCATCAATGTCGCCATCAACAATAGTGCCATTGTGCACAAATTTTAAATCAAAATCTTCAGCATTAAAAAGCATTTTATGTTCATTATATGAATTAGGTGAAAAATTTTCTAGTTCCTCATCCATTTTTGACTTAAAAAAAAGTTCTAATTTTTCAAATGCATCATCTTTTAATTTTTGATTTAAAGATTCAATTAATAATAACTTTGAGCTTAATCGAATTTCAAAGAATATTTTTTTATTTAAACCTTGTAAAACTACATGTCCATTGATTTTTGACTTAATTTGCGAGTTTTCTTCGTCATTTTCCTTCAGTATATGTCTGTTATCAAAAAAAACATCATCTGCGTTTTTTTCTTTAAGTTTATTAATATCAGTATTTTCTAATTTTTCTGATAATTCTTCACTTATTTTGTAAAGATAATAAAACATTTTTATCCACCAAATATTTTATATTCTCTTCTATTTTCTTTTTCACTTTTTCAGGGTATTCTTCAGTAACACAATTATTATCAAACAAATAAATTGGAGGTATCTTAGGACATTTTTCTTCTAATTTTTTGCAATGGTTTTCTCTATATCCAATAAAGTTATAAATAGTGTTTGAATATTCATCAAAAAGTTTATCTTTCAATTCATCGATAAAAGTTATGTCAGGTATTTTTTCAGAGGATTTTAATTTATTCCATTTAAAATATTCAATTAACAAATTGTTTAAAAATGGCAAAGATAGTTTGATTTTTTGACTATAATCTTTCTTTCGAATACTATTGGCTGAATGTATTCTTATAAGTGATTCATCTTTTTTGATATCTACTTTGAATCCAATAGTGAATCTTGCTTTCCGATAAATAAATTTCCCTTTTAATTCAGATATTATTAATTTATTTATAATTCCATAAATAATGGGGAATGATAAATCTTTTCGATTATTATCAACAGTTAATATATTTTCAGATACATTATCTTCATCTTCATCTTCAGGTTTTTCAGTTTCAAATTTCTTAAAATCTTGCAATTTTAGATTTTCATTAATATTTCCGCTAGGATTTAATTTTTTCTTATATACTAACCATAGTAAGAAACTAGGGTTAATGTTTATTGTCTCCCAATCAAATGCTAATTTTTTATCTTTTTTATAAATATTGAGTTTATTTTCCAACAACTTTATTGGTTTTTTACTGTGAGATTCGGCACCACATACAAATATTAAATCAAATGAAGGCACTAAAAAAATATCCACAAAAATGGATTTATCATCTGCTATATTAGTTTTAATATAACATAATTTGTCTAATTTAGCATGATTTTCATTACCTGATTCATAATTTTTTGAAATTTTAAAGTCTTGTGGTTTTCCTGTCCAAAATTCATTTTCAATGCCTAAAAAACTAAAATCAGATTGTACTGATTTTTTATAAATGAATTTGTCATAAAAACCATTTTTTTGATTAATATTATCTTCATCCGGTTTATATAGTTCTTCAGATTCTAAATCTGCAACTAATTTACTTGATAACTTTTCTGAAAGATTTTTTGTTTTAATTATTTTGGTAAAATATAAAGTTAGTTGCTCCGGTCTTTTAGGGGTATTATTATCTTTATCTGTCATCATTTTTCTCCTAATTTCAGAAACTTTAATATTAATCATTCACAATTTAATTTTTTCATTTTTCTTTTATATAATCTTCATATTTTTTCAGGAATTCACT
This genomic interval carries:
- a CDS encoding tyrosine-type recombinase/integrase, encoding MATLKISDIDFDKKEITFNLAKKEQETKLTLILPDDLSKEIAKQIHEKNKVNDDYLFLEKDVKIDGFLRNMRTYLERNSNKLIKELTEKDISLNTHYFRRLRGQHPYISGNDLEIIQSLYVHQSLDQTIEYLQIKEIEVNKMLLKSLN
- a CDS encoding ATP-binding protein; translation: MQYVNRISDKELKRKLYASGAVLIRGPKACGKTESAKQFAKSILNVDQDEQVPVLMETSPKRLLIGKTPRLIDEWQEQPKIWNYIRHEVDNRGQSAQFILTGSANPEESIKMHSGAGRFTTLDMRTMTWQELGFSSGKISMQTLFSDSKKDIDVLDEPTDLEFIIEKIIIGGFPTLLGKKLRQSIDLNRAYIDLLCEVDISKVSNVKRDPVKVQNLLRSIARNSSTTVDIKTLELDIQKKENADLSRPTIYEYLDALKRLMIIEEQPVWNTHIRSSASLRKTPKRHFTDVCLSVAALGADFDSLINDLNFTGFLFESLVIHDLRVYAQANDAKVYHYQDSYGLEVDAIVQKYNGDWIAFEIKLGTGQIEEAAKNLHKMVSRLDKTKVKPPKSLNIITGTGISYTRKDKINVISLASLGI
- a CDS encoding DUF2283 domain-containing protein; this translates as MIKEPILVDYKYDSTVDALSIKVKNYEHERSVELSDDVIMDFNKDNEFIALEILNASYVLDVDESSLENIRDISLSVKVTDYVIFVNAIFTLPVSNHEEIKVTNASIANDINIPKWDGNLVTA